In a single window of the Etheostoma spectabile isolate EspeVRDwgs_2016 chromosome 3, UIUC_Espe_1.0, whole genome shotgun sequence genome:
- the kcnk6 gene encoding potassium channel subfamily K member 6 codes for MHSVGRSWLLLTGFILFYVIYLLFGALMFSSIERPVEDKLRQEMEVLKQEFLNQSCVNSTSLERFLLKVLTANKYGVSVLANNSVTSNWDLTSSMFFANTLVTTVGYGQTTPLSDTGKAFSILYALIGVPFTMLVLTACVQRIMCPLVLSPVSLLQRSGMEPRPATFVHFLLLLLLVVLCFFVVPAAVFSSVELSWSFLDGIYFCFISLCTIGLGDFVPGTQPGQKYRQLYQVTVMVYLFLGLMMMYLLLRTFHKMADLHGLTTFLQLPRCDESDLEDDREPIIEGKPEDQTPPYQTEKEANQRTPPTEAGKSHIPFQHHHTPAAGGGGGVKEAAALPLALTLVG; via the exons ATGCATTCTGTAGGCAGGTCGTGGCTGCTGCTTACAGGCTTCATACTCTTTTATGTCATCTACCTGCTGTTCGGCGCCCTGATGTTCTCCAGCATCGAGCGGCCGGTGGAGGACAAGCTGCGACAAGAAATGGAAGTCCTGAAGCAGGAGTTCCTGAACCAGAGCTGCGTCAACTCCACGTCGCTCGAGCGCTTTCTGCTCAAAGTGCTGACGGCCAACAAGTACGGCGTCTCCGTCCTCGCCAACAACTCCGTCACCTCCAACTGGGACCTCACCTCCTCCATGTTCTTCGCCAACACTCTGGTCACCACTGTCG GATATGGTCAAACCACTCCGCTGTCTGACACGGGGAAAGCTTTCTCCATCCTCTACGCCTTGATAGGAGTCCCTTTCACTATGCTGGTGCTCACCGCCTGCGTCCAGAGGATCATGTGTCCTCTGGTCCTGTCTCCCGTCAGCCTCCTGCAGCGGTCTGGCATGGAGCCTCGGCCGGCCACGTTTGTCCACTTCctgttgctgctgcttctgGTGGTGTTGTGCTTCTTCGTGGTGCCGGCGGCCGTGTTCAGCTCGGTGGAGTTGTCCTGGTCGTTCTTGGACGGCATCTACTTCTGTTTCATCTCGCTGTGCACCATCGGGCTGGGAGACTTCGTTCCGGGGACGCAGCCCGGGCAGAAGTACCGGCAGCTGTACCAGGTCACCGTCATGG tcTACCTGTTCCTGGGTCTGATGATGATGTACCTCCTCCTGCGCACCTTCCACAAAATGGCCGACCTGCACGGCCTGACCACCTTCCTGCAGCTGCCGCGCTGCGACGAGTCGGACCTGGAGGACGACAGGGAGCCCATCATCGAGGGCAAACCTGAAGATCAGACGCCCCCTTACCAGACAGAAAAAGAGGCCAACCAACGCACACCCCCAACTGAAGCCGGAAAATCCCACATCCCATTTCAACACCATCACACACCGGCAGC ggggggggggggcggagtaAAAGAAGCAGCAGCTCTACCTCTGGCACTCACACTGGTGGGCTGA